From Actinomyces procaprae:
CCCGTTCAATGGTCATGAAGGCGGCGAGTCCTATCAGTGGCGCGAGCAGGTCGCCTGGCTGGCGGCGCTGCGCCGAGACCTGCAGCAGTCCTGCTAGCCTCCGTCTACACGGCGGGCTCCAACGGCCCTGAGGGGAGAATGACGTGGAACCTCGGCAACGAGTAACTCTTGACGACGTCGCCGCGGCGGCCGGCGTGTCAAAGTCGGCCGCATCCAAGGCACTGAACAACCGCGCCGACGTCTCCGCCGCCACCCGGGAGCGCGTACTGGCGGCCTGTGAGGACCTGGGCTATGTGCGCCCGGAGACCTCGGCGGCGCGTTCCTACCCGCAGATCGCGATGGTCTCCGACGACCTCGCGACCGCTTACACCATCGAGGTGCTCAAGGGGGCCGCCACCGCCGCACTCCACGCCGGCGTCGCCCTGAACACCACCTACACGCCCGCGGCGGCACCGCACGAGTTCCCGGTCCCCTTCGAGCCGGAATGGTTCACGCTGCTGAAGTCGACCGACTACCTCGGACTGATCGTGCTGACCTCACCCCTGACCCGGGAGCAGCAGGCGGCCGCCAGGCGCATCGGGCTACCCGTGGTGCTGATCGACCCCTCCGGCGAGCAGGAACGCGGCGTCGCCTCAATCGGCGCCACCAACTGGAACGGCGGAGTGGACGCCACCGATTACCTCATCGGCCTGGGCCATGAGCGGATAGCCCTGGTCGGTGGCCCGAAGGACTCGGTGCCCGCCCGTGAACGCCACCAGGGGTACCTGTCGGCATTGCAGATGCACGCACTGACGGTGCGCCCCGAGCTGATCTCCTCAGGCCCCTACACCTATGACACCGGCCTGCAGCAGGGCCGTCGCCTCCTGGCGCTGCCCGCGGACCGGCGTCCGACGGCGGCATTCGCCGCTTCGGACACGACCGCGCTGGGCGTCTACGAGGCCGTCCGCGAGGCCGGAATGCGCATTCCGGACGACTTCAGCGTGGTCGGTTTTGACGACACCGAGATGGCCGGGTGGGCGGCGCCACGGCTCACAACCGTGCGCCAGCCCCTGTTCCGCATGGGGCAGGAGGCGGTCCGCATGATCGTGGACCACCACCGCGGCCGCCCCATGCTCACCACCACGCCCGTGCGCCTGAGCACCCGACTCGTGATCCGCGACTCGGCGGCACCGCCCCGATAGCGCCGCCCTGCCTGCCACCGCGGGCGGATCGCCGTGGCCCTCCGCCTAGGCGGTCACGGCACGGCGCTTGTTGAGCAGGTCGAAGGCGACGGCGCCGAGTACGACCAGTCCCTTGATGGCCTGCTGGTAGTCGATGCCGACCCCCAGCAGGGACATGCCGTTGTTCATCACGGCCATGACCAGCCCGCCGACGATGGCGCCCACCACGGTGCCCACGCCTCCGGTGACGGCCGCGCCGCCGATGAAGCAGGCGGCGATCGCGTCCAGCTCGAAGCCCTGGCCGGCCTTAGGACCTGCCATATTGAGCCGCGAGGTGAAGATGATGCCGGCCAGCGCGCACAGCACGCCGTTGTTGACGAATACCCAGAAGCGGACCCACTGGACCTTGACTCCGGACAGGGCGGCCGCCTCCTTGTTCCCGCCGATCGCGTAGATCTGGCGGCCGATGACCGTGCGCCCGGCGACGAAGGAGTAGAGCAGAATCAGTGCCGCCAAGATGAGCAGCACGTATGGGGTGCCCTTGTAGGTGGCGATCTTCCAGGCGAAGGCCATGCCGATCAGGCATACGAGCACCATGCGCGCGATCCAGGTCCCGGCGGCGGAGACGGGAACCTCATTGGCAATGGAACGCCGCCGGTTGCGGACCTCGGAGAACACATACGCGGCCAGTGCGATGGCGACCAGCAGCAGGGTGAATACGTCGTACCCGTACCCGCCGAGCAGGCCGTTGAGATAGCCCGATGAGATCTCCCGGAATCCGCTCGGGAACGGGGAGATGGACAGGTTGTGCAGCACGATCATGGTCAGCCCGCGGAAGATCAGCATGCCGGCGAGGGTGACGATGAAGGCGGGGATCCCGACGAAGGCGATCCAGAACCCCTGCCACACGCCGACGACCAGACCGGTGATCAGGGCGGCGATGACTCCGGCCCACCAGGGCAGGCCGTGGTTGACGGTCACCACCCCCGCGACGGCCCCGGTCAGAGCCACGACCGAGCCGACCGACAGGTCGATGTCGGCCATCAG
This genomic window contains:
- a CDS encoding LacI family DNA-binding transcriptional regulator, producing the protein MEPRQRVTLDDVAAAAGVSKSAASKALNNRADVSAATRERVLAACEDLGYVRPETSAARSYPQIAMVSDDLATAYTIEVLKGAATAALHAGVALNTTYTPAAAPHEFPVPFEPEWFTLLKSTDYLGLIVLTSPLTREQQAAARRIGLPVVLIDPSGEQERGVASIGATNWNGGVDATDYLIGLGHERIALVGGPKDSVPARERHQGYLSALQMHALTVRPELISSGPYTYDTGLQQGRRLLALPADRRPTAAFAASDTTALGVYEAVREAGMRIPDDFSVVGFDDTEMAGWAAPRLTTVRQPLFRMGQEAVRMIVDHHRGRPMLTTTPVRLSTRLVIRDSAAPPR
- the mmsB gene encoding multiple monosaccharide ABC transporter permease, translated to MSNTFSTLKGALRTNLRQGGLAIALVVIVIFFAIVTNGQILSSQNVSNIIVQNAYVLVLAIGMLFAILMADIDLSVGSVVALTGAVAGVVTVNHGLPWWAGVIAALITGLVVGVWQGFWIAFVGIPAFIVTLAGMLIFRGLTMIVLHNLSISPFPSGFREISSGYLNGLLGGYGYDVFTLLLVAIALAAYVFSEVRNRRRSIANEVPVSAAGTWIARMVLVCLIGMAFAWKIATYKGTPYVLLILAALILLYSFVAGRTVIGRQIYAIGGNKEAAALSGVKVQWVRFWVFVNNGVLCALAGIIFTSRLNMAGPKAGQGFELDAIAACFIGGAAVTGGVGTVVGAIVGGLVMAVMNNGMSLLGVGIDYQQAIKGLVVLGAVAFDLLNKRRAVTA